From Deltaproteobacteria bacterium HGW-Deltaproteobacteria-18, the proteins below share one genomic window:
- a CDS encoding glycoside hydrolase, translated as MSKALCIHGHFYQPPRFDPWLEDVLPEGSAAPEHDWNARITRECYAPLAWARRLDGSGMISELVNCYAWMSFNFGPTLLRWMELHAPETYARILEGDRQSLERLGHGNALAQVYHHSIMPLATELDKDLEIAWAVQDFRTRFGREPEGMWLAETAVDLPTLEALAKAGIRFTILAPRQAQAIRGTDGELHPVTEDSLDTTRPYLVRLPQGKSISVFFYEGAVSRAVAFERLLGSGENFWVRLSGSFSRGLGNIATDGESYGHHFMFGEMALAYVVQQAREGRDGVELTNYGAYLAAHPATEEVQIHENSSWSCVHGVERWKTHCGCSDGGHPDWVQDWRRPLRRCLNYMKYYVDEHFSKRGGTFFRDSDQALQEYGLVLAGSESLESYLERHSLPGLEPTQRTDACRLLLMQRLALAAFSSCAWFFDDIARIEPLNGLTSARRALDLLAATGGPDVEAGFVRVLAEAQSNMRDDWDGAVIWEQLVTSRRPSPKELAAYPRRFPMSKDRPEMAWPGVRLVLEPGAEGEKLRCFWTWTLETETVAVSGPEEFPSHSRYKAEVGFRLAREHERELLRRSCLLAREMAPLLSGFTEGQSAPQELLALQIPGLVWNWFFEGQELPRDMQASLTAWFAANAGIRKLLERLVEERGTEMSLSLPDQAHALVELITRTRRLGLSIYWWEAQNAVMAVSNRGVHVELCTLLGLSVPEA; from the coding sequence ATGTCCAAAGCACTCTGCATACACGGCCATTTTTACCAGCCGCCCCGCTTCGACCCCTGGCTCGAAGACGTGCTGCCGGAAGGCAGCGCCGCTCCGGAACACGACTGGAACGCGCGTATTACCCGGGAATGCTATGCTCCCCTGGCCTGGGCGCGGCGGCTCGACGGTTCGGGCATGATCAGCGAGCTTGTCAATTGCTATGCGTGGATGAGCTTCAATTTCGGTCCCACCCTGCTGCGTTGGATGGAGCTGCATGCTCCAGAGACCTATGCGCGCATTCTGGAGGGGGACAGGCAGAGTCTTGAGCGCCTGGGGCACGGCAATGCCCTGGCTCAAGTGTACCATCACTCCATCATGCCCTTGGCGACGGAATTGGACAAGGACCTGGAGATAGCCTGGGCCGTCCAGGATTTCCGGACTCGCTTCGGCCGGGAGCCCGAAGGCATGTGGCTGGCCGAAACCGCCGTGGATCTGCCGACGCTTGAGGCTCTGGCCAAGGCCGGCATCCGCTTCACCATCCTGGCGCCCCGTCAGGCGCAGGCCATTCGCGGGACAGACGGGGAATTACATCCCGTGACCGAAGACAGCCTCGACACCACGCGGCCCTATCTGGTCAGGCTCCCTCAAGGCAAGTCAATAAGCGTGTTTTTTTACGAAGGGGCCGTCTCCCGGGCCGTGGCCTTCGAGCGTCTGCTCGGCAGCGGAGAGAATTTCTGGGTCAGGCTTTCCGGGTCTTTTTCACGGGGGCTCGGCAACATCGCCACGGACGGAGAGTCCTATGGACACCACTTCATGTTCGGCGAAATGGCCTTGGCCTATGTCGTCCAGCAGGCCCGGGAGGGGCGCGACGGGGTCGAGCTGACCAATTACGGTGCCTATCTTGCGGCCCATCCGGCCACGGAAGAGGTGCAAATCCATGAGAATTCCTCCTGGAGTTGCGTACACGGAGTCGAGCGCTGGAAAACCCACTGCGGATGCTCCGACGGCGGCCATCCCGACTGGGTGCAGGATTGGCGCAGGCCATTGCGGCGCTGTCTCAATTATATGAAATACTACGTAGACGAGCATTTTTCCAAACGGGGGGGTACTTTTTTTCGCGACAGCGACCAGGCCCTGCAGGAGTATGGGCTGGTTCTGGCCGGGAGCGAAAGTCTGGAATCGTATCTGGAGAGGCACAGTCTGCCCGGCCTTGAACCGACGCAGCGCACCGACGCCTGCCGGTTGCTGCTGATGCAGCGGCTGGCCCTGGCCGCGTTTTCCAGTTGTGCCTGGTTTTTTGATGACATTGCCCGGATCGAGCCGCTCAATGGCCTGACCTCTGCCAGGCGCGCCCTGGATCTGCTCGCGGCCACTGGAGGGCCGGATGTGGAGGCCGGTTTCGTGCGCGTGCTGGCCGAAGCCCAGTCGAATATGCGCGACGACTGGGACGGGGCGGTCATTTGGGAGCAGCTGGTCACATCCAGGCGGCCGTCCCCAAAAGAGCTGGCCGCGTATCCGCGGCGTTTTCCGATGTCAAAGGATCGGCCCGAGATGGCCTGGCCGGGTGTTCGGCTTGTGCTCGAACCCGGTGCCGAGGGAGAAAAGTTGCGTTGTTTCTGGACCTGGACCCTGGAAACGGAAACGGTCGCGGTGTCAGGGCCGGAAGAATTCCCGTCGCATTCCCGCTACAAGGCCGAGGTGGGTTTTCGCCTGGCCCGGGAACACGAACGGGAGCTGTTGCGGCGGTCCTGCCTGCTCGCCCGTGAAATGGCACCGCTCCTGTCCGGCTTTACCGAGGGGCAAAGCGCGCCCCAGGAGCTTTTGGCTTTGCAGATTCCGGGCCTTGTCTGGAACTGGTTTTTCGAAGGACAGGAGCTGCCCCGGGACATGCAGGCTTCTCTGACCGCCTGGTTCGCGGCCAATGCGGGCATCCGCAAACTGTTGGAGCGTCTGGTCGAGGAGCGCGGCACCGAGATGTCCCTGTCCCTGCCAGACCAGGCCCACGCGCTGGTGGAGCTGATCACCCGCACACGCCGCCTGGGGCTGTCCATCTACTGGTGGGAGGCACAGAACGCGGTCATGGCCGTGTCAAACCGGGGTGTGCACGTGGAGCTCTGCACGCTGTTGGGGTTGTCGGTTCCGGAGGCCTAG
- a CDS encoding methyltransferase, with amino-acid sequence MTEAIEPLGQLKVTAAGRSWTLERPADLESLWQSMAEDDPEAEEHIPYWVELWPATLALCGWLVRQELTGHRCLDLGCGLGLSALVASSLGAQVVGMDFERDALHFASRNARINSVPSPLWVCMDWNRPGFAPACFDRIWGGDIFYEQRFFEPLENLLLRSLAPGGKVWFGDPERTVSSTVWSRFSRRGWRVRNQGQEVVPFEQARMTVNVWELSRPLVM; translated from the coding sequence ATGACTGAAGCCATCGAGCCCCTTGGACAGCTCAAGGTGACCGCCGCAGGCAGGTCCTGGACCCTGGAACGCCCGGCGGACCTTGAGTCCCTCTGGCAATCCATGGCCGAGGACGACCCGGAAGCCGAAGAGCACATCCCGTACTGGGTGGAACTCTGGCCCGCGACCCTGGCCCTTTGCGGCTGGCTGGTCCGGCAGGAACTGACAGGGCACAGATGCCTGGATCTGGGCTGCGGCCTGGGCCTGTCCGCCCTTGTGGCTTCAAGCCTTGGGGCGCAGGTTGTCGGGATGGACTTTGAGCGCGACGCCTTGCACTTTGCATCCCGAAACGCCCGCATCAACTCCGTGCCTTCGCCACTCTGGGTGTGCATGGACTGGAACAGACCGGGCTTTGCGCCGGCATGCTTCGACCGCATCTGGGGCGGCGACATTTTCTACGAGCAGCGGTTTTTCGAACCACTGGAGAATCTTTTACTGCGCAGCCTGGCTCCGGGCGGCAAGGTCTGGTTCGGAGATCCCGAGCGGACCGTGTCGAGCACGGTGTGGTCCAGGTTTTCCCGCCGGGGCTGGCGGGTCAGGAACCAGGGCCAGGAAGTGGTCCCCTTTGAGCAGGCTCGCATGACGGTCAACGTGTGGGAACTTTCCCGACCATTAGTGATGTAA
- a CDS encoding nickel-responsive transcriptional regulator NikR, which translates to MGQTIRFGVSLDSDLLEKFDSLCEERCYQTRSEAIRDLIRGTLVQKEWEDLNKEMVGTLTLVYDHHHSDLAQKMTEIQHSSLDVIVTSLHIHLDHHNCMEVLILRGPGQDIKATAERLISTKGVKHGKLNLATTGQDLT; encoded by the coding sequence ATGGGTCAGACTATTCGTTTTGGAGTGTCCCTGGACTCCGATCTGCTGGAAAAATTCGACTCGCTGTGCGAAGAGCGCTGCTATCAGACGCGCTCCGAGGCCATCCGCGACCTTATCCGCGGCACCCTGGTGCAGAAGGAATGGGAGGACCTGAACAAGGAGATGGTCGGCACCCTGACCCTGGTCTATGACCACCATCATTCGGACCTCGCGCAGAAGATGACCGAAATCCAGCATTCATCCCTTGATGTCATCGTCACGTCCCTGCACATCCATCTCGACCACCACAACTGCATGGAAGTTCTCATCCTGAGAGGACCAGGCCAGGACATAAAGGCTACCGCCGAACGGCTCATCTCCACCAAGGGCGTGAAGCACGGCAAACTCAATCTGGCCACCACCGGACAGGACCTGACCTGA
- a CDS encoding GTP cyclohydrolase I FolE2: MRDVQSGPAEVALRIDRVGVKNLSIPLTVRDRAKGRLHTVARVDLSVDLPAEFKGTHMSRFLEALRDMDKTLDADSCKNLLLDLRDRLQAKSSHLCFLFTYFLEQRAPVTGSPALMDYSCFLRGVLRDGEVSLMLGVEVPVMTVCPCSKAISREGAHSQRAMVRIEAQCMGMLWLEDLIAIAQESGSSPVYALLKREDEKYVTEAAFAAPTFVEDVVRGAASRLAAHPKVKGFKVEVESFESIHNHSAYACIDQMDEETDAGHAGLD; the protein is encoded by the coding sequence ATGCGCGACGTACAGAGCGGCCCGGCGGAAGTGGCCCTGCGCATCGACCGCGTGGGAGTCAAGAACCTGTCCATTCCCCTGACGGTGCGCGACCGGGCCAAGGGACGGCTGCACACCGTGGCGCGGGTGGACCTCAGCGTGGATCTGCCTGCCGAGTTCAAGGGCACGCACATGAGCAGGTTCCTAGAAGCCCTGCGCGACATGGACAAAACCCTGGACGCGGACAGCTGCAAAAACCTGCTGCTGGATCTGCGTGACCGCCTGCAGGCCAAAAGCTCGCACCTGTGCTTTCTTTTCACCTATTTTCTGGAACAGCGCGCCCCGGTTACTGGCAGCCCTGCGCTCATGGACTATTCCTGCTTTCTGCGCGGGGTGCTGCGCGATGGCGAGGTCAGCCTGATGCTGGGCGTGGAAGTGCCGGTCATGACCGTATGCCCCTGCTCCAAGGCGATATCCCGCGAAGGGGCCCACAGCCAGCGGGCCATGGTCCGTATCGAGGCGCAATGCATGGGCATGCTCTGGCTTGAAGATCTCATCGCCATTGCGCAGGAATCCGGCTCTTCGCCGGTTTACGCGCTCTTGAAACGCGAGGACGAGAAGTATGTGACCGAAGCGGCCTTCGCCGCCCCGACCTTCGTCGAGGATGTGGTGCGGGGGGCGGCCTCGCGCCTCGCCGCCCACCCCAAGGTGAAGGGTTTCAAGGTCGAGGTGGAATCCTTTGAATCCATCCACAACCACAGCGCCTATGCCTGCATCGACCAGATGGACGAGGAAACCGACGCTGGCCACGCAGGTCTTGACTGA
- a CDS encoding ABC transporter permease: protein MLQLSAVRRQEPLGWGSCLVFLAALALAFFVSGMLLAMQGKPPASALWLLVHSAFGSGFALEDCLIKAIPIFLCSLGVGLTFRLQIWNIGAEGQFALGAVGATWAALTFPGWPWYALLPTMLICATVTGSLWGIIPAVLRLKLRTNEIIVTLMLNYVGILILEYLVYGVWKDPGSFGFPMTSEFVPAAVVARIGDTRLNWGLLLCLAIGVLMTVFLRSTRLGYELRACGENVRAARYARMPYSLLVILVMGVSGALAGWAGFLEASATLGRLQPSIMSGYGYTAIVVAWLANLNPLIIAVSSFLLAGLRVGMESLQLDLQIPAAFGAIMEGFILLAVLAGGFFSRYRLHLRRIG, encoded by the coding sequence ATGCTTCAACTTAGCGCCGTTCGACGACAGGAGCCCCTCGGGTGGGGCTCCTGTCTTGTTTTTCTGGCTGCCCTGGCCCTGGCCTTTTTTGTCAGCGGAATGCTCCTGGCCATGCAGGGCAAGCCGCCCGCAAGCGCCCTGTGGCTGCTGGTGCACAGCGCCTTCGGCTCCGGCTTCGCCCTTGAGGACTGCCTGATCAAGGCCATTCCCATTTTTCTGTGTTCGCTCGGCGTGGGTCTGACTTTTCGTTTGCAGATCTGGAACATTGGCGCGGAAGGCCAATTCGCCCTGGGAGCCGTGGGCGCAACATGGGCCGCCCTGACCTTTCCCGGCTGGCCTTGGTACGCCCTGCTGCCGACCATGCTGATCTGCGCAACGGTGACCGGAAGCCTGTGGGGAATCATTCCGGCAGTGCTGCGTCTCAAGCTCAGGACCAACGAGATCATCGTCACGTTGATGCTCAATTATGTCGGCATCCTGATTCTCGAATATCTGGTTTACGGCGTATGGAAAGATCCAGGCAGCTTCGGCTTTCCCATGACCAGCGAATTCGTGCCCGCCGCCGTGGTCGCGCGCATCGGCGACACCCGCCTGAACTGGGGCCTTTTGCTCTGCCTGGCCATCGGAGTGCTGATGACGGTTTTTCTGCGTTCCACCCGTCTGGGTTACGAGCTTCGGGCCTGCGGCGAAAATGTCCGCGCGGCCCGCTATGCCCGCATGCCCTACTCCCTGCTGGTGATCCTGGTCATGGGTGTCAGCGGAGCCCTAGCCGGATGGGCCGGTTTTCTGGAGGCCTCCGCCACGCTCGGACGGCTGCAGCCGAGCATCATGTCCGGTTACGGATACACGGCCATTGTCGTGGCCTGGCTTGCCAATCTCAATCCCCTGATCATCGCCGTGTCCTCCTTTCTGCTGGCCGGCCTGCGCGTGGGCATGGAGAGCCTGCAGCTCGACCTGCAGATCCCGGCAGCCTTCGGAGCCATCATGGAAGGTTTCATCCTCCTGGCGGTACTGGCCGGGGGATTCTTCTCACGCTACCGGCTGCACCTGCGGAGGATCGGATGA
- a CDS encoding BMP family ABC transporter substrate-binding protein: protein MRKCLPLFLLAFLALGSTCFAEDMKVGFVYVSPVGDAGYSYAHDQGRLAVEAMDGVTTSFVESVAEGQDSERVIMNMARKGYDVIFATSYGYMDPMLKVAKDFPKVKFLHCSGYKNAENMANYFGRIYQARYLTGMVAGAMTKSNVLGYVAAFPIPEVIRGINAFTLGAQAVNPDVQVRVVWTKTWYDPATEKEAGKSLLDVGCDVIAQHQDSPGPQEAAQERGAYSVGYNTDMAAFAPKSHLTAAIWNWGPFYTEMVQQIKDGTWKSDFYWYGLDKGIVDIAPFGEMVPADVQKTVLDKKAEIASGAYQVFTGPIKDQAGVEKVAAGAVMADGDLLGFNWFVQGVVGTLE, encoded by the coding sequence ATGCGAAAATGTTTGCCCTTGTTCCTGCTGGCCTTTTTGGCCCTGGGATCAACCTGCTTCGCCGAAGACATGAAAGTTGGATTTGTCTATGTGTCCCCGGTTGGTGACGCCGGATATTCCTATGCCCACGACCAGGGGCGCCTGGCTGTCGAGGCTATGGATGGCGTGACCACATCGTTTGTCGAATCCGTTGCCGAAGGCCAGGATTCCGAACGCGTCATCATGAACATGGCCCGCAAGGGATACGACGTCATCTTCGCCACCAGCTACGGTTACATGGATCCCATGCTCAAGGTGGCCAAGGATTTTCCCAAGGTCAAGTTCCTGCACTGCTCCGGCTACAAGAACGCTGAAAACATGGCCAACTATTTCGGCCGCATCTACCAGGCCCGCTATCTGACCGGCATGGTCGCGGGCGCCATGACCAAGTCCAACGTTCTGGGCTACGTGGCGGCCTTCCCCATCCCCGAAGTCATCCGCGGCATCAACGCCTTCACCCTCGGCGCCCAGGCCGTCAATCCCGATGTGCAGGTCCGCGTGGTCTGGACCAAGACCTGGTACGACCCGGCCACGGAGAAAGAGGCCGGCAAGTCCCTGCTCGACGTCGGCTGCGACGTCATCGCCCAGCATCAGGATTCTCCCGGCCCGCAGGAAGCGGCCCAGGAACGCGGCGCATACTCCGTGGGCTACAACACCGACATGGCGGCCTTTGCGCCCAAGTCGCACCTGACCGCGGCCATCTGGAACTGGGGTCCTTTCTACACGGAAATGGTCCAGCAGATCAAAGACGGCACCTGGAAGAGCGACTTCTACTGGTACGGACTTGACAAGGGCATCGTCGACATCGCGCCCTTCGGCGAAATGGTCCCAGCCGATGTGCAAAAGACCGTCCTCGACAAGAAGGCGGAGATCGCTTCCGGCGCCTACCAGGTCTTCACCGGTCCCATCAAGGATCAGGCTGGCGTCGAAAAAGTCGCTGCCGGTGCGGTCATGGCCGATGGCGACCTGCTTGGATTCAACTGGTTCGTGCAGGGCGTTGTCGGCACCCTGGAATAA
- a CDS encoding ABC transporter ATP-binding protein — translation MSASTAAVSLRGITKVFGAVRANNDISLDIHAGRIKALLGENGAGKSTLMSILAGHYLPDNGQILIDGHESALRSTKDAIRAGIGMVYQHFMLVEAMTVAENVFLGQEPGFFLSPREMREQVRALAKSFGLDIDPAARVADLSMGEKQRVEILKLLQRQSRILIFDEPTAVLTPQEAQQLFTALRSMAAQGKAIVYISHKLGEVMALADEIAILRRGEVVDELLADDVHSQSDLARRMVGREVLLEVHREPMELRQNVLRMQDVSTESLKDVSLSLRQGEILAVVGVAGNGQKDLVEVVCGLKEPRKGEVNVLGKSWQSFFSEPAWQGGLSYIPEDRMGLAVCRGMDLVDNFLLTTRQGYSSSVWLQRDKAKAVAQELVRQFKVSPPDVHCQARQLSGGNLQKMVLAREFHRRPRLIVAEQPTQGLDVSAIEEVWGTLLAAREEAGILLVTGDLSEALALADRVAVMYGGAIVDTFPADDGHRVDRIGQMMAGMKPDADD, via the coding sequence GTGTCAGCTTCCACGGCCGCGGTCAGTCTGCGCGGCATCACCAAGGTCTTCGGCGCGGTGCGGGCCAACAACGACATCAGCCTGGACATCCACGCGGGCCGCATAAAAGCGCTGCTTGGCGAAAACGGGGCGGGCAAGAGCACGCTTATGTCCATTCTGGCCGGACATTACCTGCCCGACAACGGTCAGATCCTGATCGACGGCCACGAGAGCGCGCTGCGATCGACCAAGGACGCCATCAGGGCCGGGATCGGCATGGTCTACCAACATTTCATGTTGGTGGAGGCCATGACCGTGGCCGAGAACGTTTTTCTGGGCCAGGAGCCGGGTTTTTTCCTCTCTCCCAGAGAAATGCGCGAGCAGGTCCGGGCGCTGGCGAAAAGCTTCGGCCTGGATATCGACCCGGCCGCCCGCGTGGCGGACCTGTCCATGGGAGAGAAGCAGCGGGTTGAAATCCTGAAACTCCTGCAACGTCAAAGCCGCATCCTCATCTTCGACGAACCAACGGCGGTGCTCACGCCCCAGGAGGCGCAGCAGCTCTTCACGGCCCTGCGCAGCATGGCGGCCCAGGGCAAGGCCATCGTCTACATCTCCCACAAGCTGGGCGAGGTCATGGCCCTGGCCGACGAGATCGCCATCCTGCGCAGGGGAGAAGTGGTTGACGAGCTTTTGGCCGACGACGTGCATTCCCAGTCCGACCTGGCCCGACGCATGGTCGGCCGGGAAGTGCTGCTGGAAGTGCACCGCGAGCCCATGGAGCTGCGGCAGAACGTGCTGCGCATGCAGGATGTCAGCACCGAGAGCTTGAAGGATGTTTCCTTAAGCCTCAGGCAGGGAGAGATCCTGGCCGTGGTTGGCGTGGCCGGCAACGGCCAGAAGGATCTGGTCGAAGTCGTGTGCGGTTTGAAGGAGCCCCGTAAAGGCGAGGTCAACGTGCTCGGCAAGAGCTGGCAGAGCTTTTTCTCCGAACCGGCCTGGCAAGGCGGCCTGAGCTACATCCCCGAGGACCGCATGGGCCTGGCTGTATGCAGAGGCATGGATCTGGTCGACAATTTTCTGCTGACCACACGCCAGGGCTACTCTTCTTCCGTCTGGTTGCAGCGCGACAAGGCAAAGGCGGTGGCCCAGGAACTGGTCCGTCAATTCAAGGTCTCCCCCCCCGATGTGCATTGCCAGGCCAGACAGCTTTCGGGCGGCAATCTGCAGAAGATGGTCCTGGCGCGGGAATTTCACCGCAGGCCGCGTCTCATCGTGGCGGAACAGCCCACCCAGGGCCTTGACGTTTCGGCCATCGAAGAAGTCTGGGGCACCCTGCTCGCGGCCCGCGAAGAGGCCGGAATACTGCTCGTCACGGGGGACCTCTCCGAGGCCCTGGCTCTGGCTGATCGCGTCGCGGTCATGTATGGAGGGGCCATCGTGGACACGTTTCCTGCGGACGACGGGCATCGCGTTGACCGCATCGGACAGATGATGGCAGGCATGAAACCCGACGCCGATGACTGA
- a CDS encoding ABC transporter permease, translated as MTPEILLALLAATVQAGTPILYATLGEILTEKGGILNLGVEGMMLVGALIGFLTALHTGSPVLAFMAGGLAGACMAALHGVVCIWFLGNQVVSGLALTIFGTGLAGFFGTPYIGRTAPGFDKFSLPVLGDLPAIGTIFFQQDALVYVSYLIPPLLWAFFRFTRWGMAIRAAGESPAATRAAGLNVLAYRWAALLGGGMLVGFGGSYLSLAYTHLWTNGLTSGRGWIAVALVIFAFWRPSRAMIGAYLFGGVMAFQLRLQAMGTALPSSILLMLPYVLTIAALAFSSWRSDRTQAPAALGVNMEPSE; from the coding sequence ATGACCCCTGAAATTCTGCTCGCCCTGCTGGCGGCCACTGTCCAGGCCGGAACCCCGATCCTTTACGCCACGCTGGGTGAAATCCTGACCGAGAAGGGGGGGATCCTGAACCTCGGTGTGGAAGGAATGATGCTTGTCGGGGCCCTGATTGGCTTCCTCACAGCCCTGCACACGGGCTCGCCCGTGCTGGCCTTTATGGCCGGAGGGCTGGCAGGCGCCTGCATGGCCGCGCTACACGGCGTCGTCTGCATCTGGTTTCTGGGCAACCAGGTCGTCTCGGGGCTGGCTCTGACCATCTTCGGCACTGGGCTGGCCGGATTTTTCGGGACACCCTACATCGGCCGCACCGCCCCCGGCTTCGACAAGTTCTCCCTGCCCGTTCTTGGCGATCTGCCCGCCATCGGAACGATCTTTTTCCAGCAGGACGCCCTGGTCTACGTCTCCTACCTCATCCCGCCGCTGCTATGGGCCTTCTTCCGCTTCACCCGGTGGGGAATGGCCATACGCGCCGCCGGGGAAAGCCCCGCCGCGACACGAGCCGCAGGCCTGAACGTGCTGGCCTATCGCTGGGCGGCGCTGCTCGGAGGCGGGATGCTGGTCGGCTTCGGCGGGAGTTACCTGAGCCTCGCGTACACCCACCTGTGGACCAACGGGCTGACTTCCGGCCGAGGCTGGATCGCCGTCGCCCTGGTCATCTTCGCCTTCTGGCGCCCGAGCCGCGCCATGATCGGCGCCTACCTTTTCGGCGGAGTCATGGCTTTCCAGCTCCGTCTGCAGGCCATGGGCACGGCTCTGCCCTCGTCCATCCTGCTCATGCTGCCCTATGTGTTGACCATCGCAGCCCTGGCCTTCTCGTCATGGCGCAGCGATCGCACCCAAGCCCCGGCCGCTCTGGGCGTGAACATGGAACCTTCTGAATAG
- a CDS encoding xanthine phosphoribosyltransferase, which translates to MTENRYQRTYPISWDQLHRDAKALSWRLLDKDFFNGIIAVTRGGLVPAAIIARELDIRLVDTICVSSYDWKNQKGEVKLLKGIEGNGEGWLIIDDLVDTGRTAKLIRELLPKAHFASVYAKPAGRPLVDTFVTEVSQDTWILFPWDTESQFVQPIAGMRQG; encoded by the coding sequence ATGACCGAAAACAGATATCAGCGCACGTACCCCATTTCCTGGGACCAGCTGCACCGTGACGCCAAGGCCCTTTCCTGGCGACTCCTGGACAAGGATTTCTTCAACGGCATCATCGCCGTGACCCGCGGAGGCCTCGTGCCCGCCGCGATCATCGCTCGCGAACTGGACATCCGCCTCGTGGATACGATCTGCGTATCCAGCTACGACTGGAAAAACCAGAAAGGCGAGGTCAAGCTCCTCAAAGGCATCGAAGGCAACGGCGAAGGCTGGCTCATCATCGACGATCTGGTCGACACCGGCCGCACGGCCAAGCTCATCCGCGAACTGCTGCCCAAGGCCCATTTCGCCTCCGTCTACGCCAAGCCCGCAGGACGCCCGCTGGTGGACACCTTCGTCACCGAGGTCAGCCAGGACACCTGGATCCTCTTTCCGTGGGACACGGAATCGCAGTTCGTGCAGCCCATCGCCGGGATGCGGCAGGGCTGA